One genomic window of Caballeronia sp. SBC1 includes the following:
- a CDS encoding ABC transporter substrate-binding protein, translating into MKKQPARDEIQQLEQPGRRTAIKTAVAGAAALAFPFVWTPSRAANKRIVIRDDGGIYTKAYGAVFYKPFTEKTGIEVIGVQANAEPTAQIKSMVETGSYTWDMAKISQPAILLLTGGGKEYLEKHGLEADPVIAKIPAQYMSPYGVGTNIYTTVLAYRTDAFKGRKAPNSWADMWNVKDYPGRRGLRKYPFDTFEEAMMAAGTPPSQVYPVNFDKGIASLDKISKHIDVWWTTGSQVEQMLGSGEVDMISTWVSRAQSAIANGAPVAIVWNQNIWGVDNWSILKGTPNAAACREFIKFASDPKRQASLIEYFPAGVTQPEAFNYIKPEIAKNCPTFPENMKNGLHIDAKFWQANQSVALEKFNSWILT; encoded by the coding sequence ATGAAAAAGCAGCCCGCACGCGATGAGATTCAACAGCTTGAACAACCCGGCCGCCGCACGGCCATCAAAACTGCCGTTGCCGGCGCTGCCGCCTTGGCGTTCCCGTTCGTCTGGACGCCGTCGCGCGCGGCGAACAAGCGGATCGTCATTCGCGACGATGGCGGCATCTACACCAAGGCGTACGGTGCAGTGTTCTACAAGCCGTTCACGGAGAAGACAGGGATTGAGGTGATCGGCGTGCAGGCGAATGCCGAACCGACCGCGCAGATCAAGAGCATGGTAGAGACCGGCAGCTACACGTGGGACATGGCCAAGATCAGCCAGCCGGCCATCCTTCTGTTGACGGGCGGCGGCAAGGAATACCTGGAGAAGCACGGGCTTGAAGCCGACCCGGTGATCGCGAAGATTCCAGCGCAATACATGTCGCCGTACGGTGTTGGCACCAACATTTATACGACTGTGCTTGCGTATCGCACCGACGCCTTCAAGGGTCGCAAAGCCCCCAATTCATGGGCCGATATGTGGAACGTCAAGGACTACCCGGGACGTCGCGGCCTGCGCAAATATCCGTTCGACACTTTCGAAGAAGCGATGATGGCCGCTGGCACGCCACCCTCGCAGGTGTATCCGGTCAACTTCGACAAGGGCATCGCAAGCCTCGACAAGATTTCCAAGCACATCGACGTATGGTGGACCACGGGCTCGCAAGTCGAACAGATGCTCGGCTCCGGTGAAGTGGACATGATCAGCACGTGGGTATCGCGCGCGCAATCGGCTATTGCGAACGGCGCGCCGGTGGCGATCGTCTGGAACCAGAACATCTGGGGCGTCGACAACTGGTCAATTCTCAAAGGCACGCCAAATGCCGCCGCCTGCCGCGAGTTCATCAAGTTTGCCTCCGATCCAAAACGTCAGGCATCGCTGATCGAGTATTTCCCGGCCGGTGTTACGCAGCCCGAAGCATTCAATTACATCAAACCGGAGATCGCGAAGAACTGCCCGACGTTCCCGGAGAACATGAAGAACGGCCTGCATATTGATGCGAAGTTCTGGCAGGCAAACCAAAGCGTCGCGCTCGAGAAGTTCAATAGCTGGATCCTGACCTGA